A single region of the Drosophila takahashii strain IR98-3 E-12201 chromosome 2R, DtakHiC1v2, whole genome shotgun sequence genome encodes:
- the HnRNP-K gene encoding heterogeneous nuclear ribonucleoprotein K isoform X1, whose translation MKREMNDAGEGPQDQKRNRRNEETVRILIPSSIAGAVIGKGGQHIQKMRTQYKATVSVDDSQGPERTIQISADIESTLEIITEMLKYFEERDEDFDVRLLIHQSLAGCVIGKGGQKIKEIRDRIGCRFLKVFSNVAPQSTDRVVQTVGKQSQVIDAVREVITLTRDTPIKGAIHNYDPMNFDRVYADEYGGYGTGSGSTRPSQRGNNRNGGGGAGGAAGGAAGGNGGGGFSAGGARGNAGGRGGTDRFGGAAGGAAAGAGMGQRDNPFINPWANGGGGDVDGFGNTGGGAGGFAGNSFGGGAGGPFGGGSFGNNGFGGGPSDFGGNSGNFGQTQGSNTLPSLGSFSQNQGGTSSLPSLSSFGQNPGGAGGLGNGLSGGSANNGGIGALGGANGAGGFNAGGGANGGPNGSPNAAANVPQGHDPNNSTQVTIPKELAGAIIGKGGGRIRRIRNESSAYITIDEPLPNSNDRIITISGTPKQIQMAQYLLQQSVHENGRRNI comes from the exons ATGAAGCGTGAAATGAACGATGCAGGGGAGGGACCACAGGACCAGAAGCGCAACCGCCGCAACGAGGAGACCGTACGCATACTGATTCCCAGCAGT ATTGCTGGCGCAGTGATTGGCAAAGGAGGACAGCACATCCAGAAGATGAGGACTCAG TATAAAGCCACTGTGTCTGTCGACGATTCCCAAGGCCCCGAACG AACCATCCAAATATCGGCGGATATAGAGTCCACTTTGGAGATAATCACCGAAATGCTGAAATACTTTGAGGAG CGCGACGAGGACTTTGATGTGCGTCTACTCATCCATCAGAGCTTGGCCGGATGCGTCATTGGCAAAGGTGGACAAAAGATCAAGGAGATACGCGAT CGCATTGGCTGCCGCTTCCTGAAGGTCTTCTCGAATGTGGCGCCGCAGAGCACGGATCGCGTGGTGCAGACCGTGGGCAAGCAGAGCCAGGTTATCGATGCGGTGCGCGAGGTGATCACCCTCACCCGGGACACTCCCATCAAGGGCGCCATACACAACTATGATCCGATGAACTTTGACCGCGTCTACGCAGATGAGTATGGCGGCTATGGAACCGGAAGCGGAAGCACCCGACCCAGTCAGCGGGGCAACAATCGTAATGGCGGTGGAGGCGCTGGTGGTGCCGCCGGCGGAGCAGCCGGTGGCAATGGGGGCGGGGGATTCAGTGCTGGCGGCGCCCGCGGCAATGCCGGCGGACGTGGCGGTACTGATCGCTTCGGCGGTGCCGCTGGTGGAGCCGCTGCAGGTGCTGGAATGGGACAGCGCGACAATCCGTTCATCAATCCGTGGGCCAACGGTGGAGGCGGCGATGTCGATGGTTTTGGCAACACCGGTGGTGGAGCTGGCGGATTTGCCGGCAACAGTTTCGGCGGAGGAGCTGGCGGACCCTTTGGTGGCGGCAGCTTTGGCAACAATGGCTTTGGCGGCGGACCCAGTGACTTTGGCGGCAACTCCGGCAACTTTGGCCAGACCCAGGGCAGCAATACCCTACCAAGCCTGGGCAGCTTTAGCCAGAACCAGGGTGGCACCAGCAGCCTTCCCAGCTTGAGCAGCTTTGGCCAGAATCCCGGTGGAGCCGGCGGCTTGGGCAACGGATTGAGCGGCGGCAGTGCTAATAACGGAGGCATTGGAGCCCTGGGTGGTGCTAATGGAGCCGGAGGATTCAATGCAGGCGGTGGCGCTAATGGTGGTCCCAATGGCAGCCCCAATGCTGCTGCGAATGTGCCACAGGGTCATGATCCCAACAACAGCACACAGGTCACCATTCCAAAGGAG ctGGCTGGTGCCATTATTGGCAAGGGAGGCGGCCGCATTCGTCGCATTCGCAACGAGTCCAGTGCATACATCACCATCGACGAGCCCCTGCCCAACTCGAACGATCGCATCATCACCATCTCGGGCACGCCCAAGCAAATACAAATGGCCCAGTATCTGCTGCAACAGAG CGTACACGAGAATGGCAGGCGGAACATTTAA
- the HnRNP-K gene encoding heterogeneous nuclear ribonucleoprotein K isoform X2 — protein MKREMNDAGEGPQDQKRNRRNEETVRILIPSSIAGAVIGKGGQHIQKMRTQYKATVSVDDSQGPERTIQISADIESTLEIITEMLKYFEERDEDFDVRLLIHQSLAGCVIGKGGQKIKEIRDRIGCRFLKVFSNVAPQSTDRVVQTVGKQSQVIDAVREVITLTRDTPIKGAIHNYDPMNFDRVYADEYGGYGTGSGSTRPSQRGNNRNGGGGAGGAAGGAAGGNGGGGFSAGGARGNAGGRGGTDRFGGAAGGAAAGAGMGQRDNPFINPWANGGGGDVDGFGNTGGGAGGFAGNSFGGGAGGPFGGGSFGNNGFGGGPSDFGGNSGNFGQTQGSNTLPSLGSFSQNQGGTSSLPSLSSFGQNPGGAGGLGNGLSGGSANNGGIGALGGANGAGGFNAGGGANGGPNGSPNAAANVPQGHDPNNSTQVTIPKELAGAIIGKGGGRIRRIRNESSAYITIDEPLPNSNDRIITISGTPKQIQMAQYLLQQRLVSQSD, from the exons ATGAAGCGTGAAATGAACGATGCAGGGGAGGGACCACAGGACCAGAAGCGCAACCGCCGCAACGAGGAGACCGTACGCATACTGATTCCCAGCAGT ATTGCTGGCGCAGTGATTGGCAAAGGAGGACAGCACATCCAGAAGATGAGGACTCAG TATAAAGCCACTGTGTCTGTCGACGATTCCCAAGGCCCCGAACG AACCATCCAAATATCGGCGGATATAGAGTCCACTTTGGAGATAATCACCGAAATGCTGAAATACTTTGAGGAG CGCGACGAGGACTTTGATGTGCGTCTACTCATCCATCAGAGCTTGGCCGGATGCGTCATTGGCAAAGGTGGACAAAAGATCAAGGAGATACGCGAT CGCATTGGCTGCCGCTTCCTGAAGGTCTTCTCGAATGTGGCGCCGCAGAGCACGGATCGCGTGGTGCAGACCGTGGGCAAGCAGAGCCAGGTTATCGATGCGGTGCGCGAGGTGATCACCCTCACCCGGGACACTCCCATCAAGGGCGCCATACACAACTATGATCCGATGAACTTTGACCGCGTCTACGCAGATGAGTATGGCGGCTATGGAACCGGAAGCGGAAGCACCCGACCCAGTCAGCGGGGCAACAATCGTAATGGCGGTGGAGGCGCTGGTGGTGCCGCCGGCGGAGCAGCCGGTGGCAATGGGGGCGGGGGATTCAGTGCTGGCGGCGCCCGCGGCAATGCCGGCGGACGTGGCGGTACTGATCGCTTCGGCGGTGCCGCTGGTGGAGCCGCTGCAGGTGCTGGAATGGGACAGCGCGACAATCCGTTCATCAATCCGTGGGCCAACGGTGGAGGCGGCGATGTCGATGGTTTTGGCAACACCGGTGGTGGAGCTGGCGGATTTGCCGGCAACAGTTTCGGCGGAGGAGCTGGCGGACCCTTTGGTGGCGGCAGCTTTGGCAACAATGGCTTTGGCGGCGGACCCAGTGACTTTGGCGGCAACTCCGGCAACTTTGGCCAGACCCAGGGCAGCAATACCCTACCAAGCCTGGGCAGCTTTAGCCAGAACCAGGGTGGCACCAGCAGCCTTCCCAGCTTGAGCAGCTTTGGCCAGAATCCCGGTGGAGCCGGCGGCTTGGGCAACGGATTGAGCGGCGGCAGTGCTAATAACGGAGGCATTGGAGCCCTGGGTGGTGCTAATGGAGCCGGAGGATTCAATGCAGGCGGTGGCGCTAATGGTGGTCCCAATGGCAGCCCCAATGCTGCTGCGAATGTGCCACAGGGTCATGATCCCAACAACAGCACACAGGTCACCATTCCAAAGGAG ctGGCTGGTGCCATTATTGGCAAGGGAGGCGGCCGCATTCGTCGCATTCGCAACGAGTCCAGTGCATACATCACCATCGACGAGCCCCTGCCCAACTCGAACGATCGCATCATCACCATCTCGGGCACGCCCAAGCAAATACAAATGGCCCAGTATCTGCTGCAACAGAGGTTGGTGTCGCAATCAGACTAA
- the HnRNP-K gene encoding heterogeneous nuclear ribonucleoprotein K isoform X3 codes for MLKYFEERDEDFDVRLLIHQSLAGCVIGKGGQKIKEIRDRIGCRFLKVFSNVAPQSTDRVVQTVGKQSQVIDAVREVITLTRDTPIKGAIHNYDPMNFDRVYADEYGGYGTGSGSTRPSQRGNNRNGGGGAGGAAGGAAGGNGGGGFSAGGARGNAGGRGGTDRFGGAAGGAAAGAGMGQRDNPFINPWANGGGGDVDGFGNTGGGAGGFAGNSFGGGAGGPFGGGSFGNNGFGGGPSDFGGNSGNFGQTQGSNTLPSLGSFSQNQGGTSSLPSLSSFGQNPGGAGGLGNGLSGGSANNGGIGALGGANGAGGFNAGGGANGGPNGSPNAAANVPQGHDPNNSTQVTIPKELAGAIIGKGGGRIRRIRNESSAYITIDEPLPNSNDRIITISGTPKQIQMAQYLLQQSVHENGRRNI; via the exons ATGCTGAAATACTTTGAGGAG CGCGACGAGGACTTTGATGTGCGTCTACTCATCCATCAGAGCTTGGCCGGATGCGTCATTGGCAAAGGTGGACAAAAGATCAAGGAGATACGCGAT CGCATTGGCTGCCGCTTCCTGAAGGTCTTCTCGAATGTGGCGCCGCAGAGCACGGATCGCGTGGTGCAGACCGTGGGCAAGCAGAGCCAGGTTATCGATGCGGTGCGCGAGGTGATCACCCTCACCCGGGACACTCCCATCAAGGGCGCCATACACAACTATGATCCGATGAACTTTGACCGCGTCTACGCAGATGAGTATGGCGGCTATGGAACCGGAAGCGGAAGCACCCGACCCAGTCAGCGGGGCAACAATCGTAATGGCGGTGGAGGCGCTGGTGGTGCCGCCGGCGGAGCAGCCGGTGGCAATGGGGGCGGGGGATTCAGTGCTGGCGGCGCCCGCGGCAATGCCGGCGGACGTGGCGGTACTGATCGCTTCGGCGGTGCCGCTGGTGGAGCCGCTGCAGGTGCTGGAATGGGACAGCGCGACAATCCGTTCATCAATCCGTGGGCCAACGGTGGAGGCGGCGATGTCGATGGTTTTGGCAACACCGGTGGTGGAGCTGGCGGATTTGCCGGCAACAGTTTCGGCGGAGGAGCTGGCGGACCCTTTGGTGGCGGCAGCTTTGGCAACAATGGCTTTGGCGGCGGACCCAGTGACTTTGGCGGCAACTCCGGCAACTTTGGCCAGACCCAGGGCAGCAATACCCTACCAAGCCTGGGCAGCTTTAGCCAGAACCAGGGTGGCACCAGCAGCCTTCCCAGCTTGAGCAGCTTTGGCCAGAATCCCGGTGGAGCCGGCGGCTTGGGCAACGGATTGAGCGGCGGCAGTGCTAATAACGGAGGCATTGGAGCCCTGGGTGGTGCTAATGGAGCCGGAGGATTCAATGCAGGCGGTGGCGCTAATGGTGGTCCCAATGGCAGCCCCAATGCTGCTGCGAATGTGCCACAGGGTCATGATCCCAACAACAGCACACAGGTCACCATTCCAAAGGAG ctGGCTGGTGCCATTATTGGCAAGGGAGGCGGCCGCATTCGTCGCATTCGCAACGAGTCCAGTGCATACATCACCATCGACGAGCCCCTGCCCAACTCGAACGATCGCATCATCACCATCTCGGGCACGCCCAAGCAAATACAAATGGCCCAGTATCTGCTGCAACAGAG CGTACACGAGAATGGCAGGCGGAACATTTAA